In a single window of the Coffea eugenioides isolate CCC68of chromosome 3, Ceug_1.0, whole genome shotgun sequence genome:
- the LOC113766259 gene encoding uncharacterized protein LOC113766259, translating to MAAGGSSTAALPTLADGTPCSLSAVKTATRYKGEAAVIFSKAEVDKLATPFRWALVGKFSHGRPSLEGIRKFFSTLNLKDQVSVGLLDYRHVLLKCSAEQDFNLGCGMWQLGKYPMRVFRWTRDFHVKKESALAPVWASLPALPIHYFDKHSLFSILAPVRKPLFLDSATAAGTRPSVARVCVEVDLLKPICSRVWVAVEGELGFWQNIVLDDTPKYCSACWRLGHLVEECKKDGAGVMHKGKQTLVQQQEAADAAEVAREIPAGAAKPGGIGGHSP from the exons ATGGCGGCTGGTGGCTCATCCACGGCGGCGCTTCCGACCTTGGCGGATGGAACTCCCTGCTCACTAAGTGCG GTGAAGACAGCAACAAGGTATAAAGGTGAGGCGGCTGTTATCTTCTCCAAAGCAGAGGTTGATAAACTAGCAACTCCTTTTCGCTGGGCTCTGGTGGGGAAATTCTCGCACGGACGTCCTAGCCTAGAAGGGATTCGCAAGTTCTTCTCCACACTAAATTTGAAGGATCAAGTCTCCGTTGGGCTCCTGGACTATCGTCATGTTCTTCTCAAGTGTTCCGCCGAACAGGATTTCAACTTGGGATGTGGGATGTGGCAACTTGGGAAGTATCCGATGCGAGTTTTCCGTTGGACTAGGGATTTCCATGTGAAGAAGGAGTCAGCTTTGGCTCCTGTTTGGGCATCTCTGCCGGCCCTCCCCATTCATTACTTTGACAAACATTCGCTATTCTCCATATTAGCTCCAGTTAGAAAGCCGCTATTCCTGGATTCGGCAACCGCAGCGGGCACGAGACCGAGTGTAGCGCGGGTTTGCGTAGAGGTAGACCTGCTGAAACCGATTTGCTCCAGGGTGTGGGTGGCTGTTGAAGGAGAGCTAGGCTTTTGGCAAAACATAGTGCTTGACGATACACCCAAATATTGCAGTGCCTGTTGGAGATTGGGGCATTTGGTGGAGGAGTGTAAGAAGGATGGTGCTGGGGTCATGCACAAGGGTAAGCAAACTCTTGTACAGCAGCAGGAAGCTGCGGATGCAGCCGAGGTGGCCAGGGAAATACCTGCGGGTGCAGCGAAGCCTGGGGGGATTGGGGGGCACTCCCCGTGA